One segment of Arvicanthis niloticus isolate mArvNil1 chromosome 5, mArvNil1.pat.X, whole genome shotgun sequence DNA contains the following:
- the Cep85 gene encoding centrosomal protein of 85 kDa, with protein MAMQEKYPNDRSPHATSPGSNVIQKGSSLGTEWQTPVISEAFRSRFSRCSSIADSGDTAIGTSCSDIAEDFCSSSGSPSFQPIKSHITIPTAHVMPSTLGASPAKPNSTPSGPSSTKLPLSGLTEGVGMTRNGDFGAVKRSPGLARDFMYLPSAAGEKGIQQSWFPAVGHEREGEMRKFDVSSMESTLNQPAMLETLYSDPHYRAHFSNPRPDTNKEVYKVLPESKKAPGSGAVFERNGPHASSSGVLPLGLQPAPGLSKSLSSQVWQPSPDPWHPGEQSCELSTCRQQLELIRLQMEQMQLQNGAVCHHPAAFTPLLPTLEPAQWISILNSNEHLLKEKELLIDKQRKHISQLEQKVRESELQVHSALLGRPAPFGDVCLLRLQELQRENTFLRAQFAQKTEALSKEKTELEKKLSAAEVEMQLLRESLKVTLQKHSEEGRRQEERVKGRDKHINNLKKKCQKESEQNREKQQRIETLERYLADLPTLEDHQKQTEQLKDAELKNTELQERVAELETLLEDTQATCREKEDQLESLRQREAEVSSARHSFHDEQSMEEGSGGSLKVEMESQQKERDSLLKIVERQQLKMEQLHSQVQSQKQELAQEEGISQALREEAQRRETALQQMRTAMKELSVQNQDLIEKNLTLQEHLRQAQPGASSSPDAAQLASELHQELASCLHDLQAVCSIVTQRAQGHNPNLSLLLGIHSTQHPGTMQLDLQKPDVIRRKLEEAQQLRHDIEDLRTSLSDRYAQDMGENCATQ; from the exons ATGGCCATGCAAGAAAAATATCCAAATGACAGGTCTCCTCATGCTACTTCACCGG GTTCCAATGTGATTCAGAAAGGCAGTTCTCTGGGAACTGAATGGCAGACACCAGTTATCTCAGAGGCCTTCCGGAGCCGCTTCAGCCGCTGCTCAAGCATTGCTGACAGTGGGGACACAGCCATTGGAACATCATGCTCAGACATTGCAGAGG ATTTTTGCAGCTCAAGTGGCAGCCCTTCCTTCCAGCCAATCAAAAGCCACATAACCATTCCAACAGCCCATGTGATGCCTTCTACTTTGGGGGCCTCTCCTGCCAAACCAAATTCTACACCTTCCGGGCCTTCTTCCACTAAACTCCCCTTGTCAGGATTGACTGAAGGTGTGGGGATGACAAGAAATGGAGACTTTGGTGCAGTGAAACGTTCCCCGGGCCTAGCAAGAGATTTTATGTATCTCCCTAGTGCTGCTGGGGAAAAGGGGATTCAGCAGTCCTGGTTTCCAGCTGTCGGCcatgaaagagagggagagatgaggaAGTTTGATGTTTCTAGCATGGAGTCTACCCTTAACCAGCCAGCCATGCTGGAGACATTATATTCAGATCCACATTACCGAGCCCATTTCTCCAACCCAAGACCTGATACAAATAAGGAGGTATACAAAGTATTGCCGGAATCCAAGAAGGCACCAGGCAGTGGGGCAGTATTTGAGCGGAATGGACCACATGCTAGCAGCAGTGGGGTGCTCCCTTTGGGACTCCAGCCTGCTCCTGGACTTTCCAAGTCACTATCCTCTCAGGTGTGGCAACCAAGTCCTGACCCTTGGCATCCTGGAGAACAGTCCTGTGAACTGAGTACTTGTCGACAGCAGTTGGAGTTGATTCGTTTACAGATGGAGCAAATGCAG CTTCAGAATGGAGCAGTCTGTCACCATCCTGCTGCTTTTACTCCGTTACTGCCCACCTTAGAGCCTGCACAATGGATCAGCATCTTGAACAGTAATGAACATCTCTTGAAGGAAAAGGAACTCCTCATTGACAA GCAAAGGAAACATATCTCTCAGCTGGAGCAGAAAGTGCGAGAGAGTGAGCTACAAGTCCACAGTGCCCTTTTGGGCCGCCCTGCCCCCTTTGGGGATGTCTGCTTGTTGAGGCTACAG GAGCTGCAGCGAGAGAACACTTTCTTACGGGCGCAGTTTGCACAGAAGACAGAAGCCTtgagcaaagagaagacagagctggagaaaAAGCTCTCGGCTGCCGAGGTTGAGATGCAGCTCCTCAGGGAGTCTCTCAAAGTGACACTGCAGAAGCACTCGGAGGAGGGGCGGAGACAGGAGGAAAGG GTCAAAGGTCGTGATAAACATATcaataatttgaaaaagaaatgtcaGAAGGAGTCAGAGCAGAACCGGGAGAAGCAGCAGCGTATTGAAACCTTGGAGCGCTATCTAGCTGACCTGCCCACCCTAGAAGATCATCAGAAACAGACCGAGCAG CTTAAGGATGCTGAGTTAAAGAACACAGAACTGCAAGAGAGAGTGGCTGAGCTGGAAACTCTGTTGGAGGACACCCAGGCAACCTGCAGAGAGAAGGAGGATCAGCTGGAAAGtctgagacagagagaagcagaagtcTCCTCTGCTAGACACAG CTTTCACGATGAACAGTCTATGGAGGAAGGCAGTGGAGGAAGCCTCAAAGTGGAAATGGAATCCCAGCAGAAGGAACGTGATTCCCTCCTAAAG ATAGTGGAGAGGCAACAGCTGAAGATGGAGCAGCTGCACTCCCAAGTCCAG AGCCAAAAGCAAGAACTGGCACAAGAAGAAGGGATAAGCCAGGCCCTGAGAGAGGAGGCCCAGCGGAGGGAGACGGCCCTGCAGCAGATGCGCACAGCCATGAAGGAG CTCTCAGTGCAAAACCAGGACCTGATTGAGAAGAATCTGACGCTGCAAGAGCACCTGCGCCAGGCCCAGCCGGGGGCCTCATCTTCACCAGACGCGGCCCAGCTGGCATCTGAGCTGCATCAGGAACTGGCCAGTTGCCTTCACGATTTGCAAGCTGTCTGCAGCATTGTGACCCAGAGGGCCCAGGGCCACAACCCTAACCTCTCTCTGCTCCTAGGCATTCACT CCACCCAGCACCCAGGGACGATGCAGCTAGACCTGCAGAAGCCAGATGTGATCCGGAGGAAACTCGAAGAGGCTCAACAGCTGCGCCATGACATTGAGGACTTAAGGACCAGCCTGTCAGACAGATATGCCCAGGACATGGGAGAAAACTGTGCCACACAGTGA